The DNA sequence TTGAAAGTGCATTATATGCAAAGCTTCCGGAGGATTTGCCGGAGCCACTGGCACTTGCAGCACTTGATGTAGCCGGAGCACCTGCACAGACTGCAAAGCTCGTACAATCAGGACAGAGTGTACTGGTACTTGGAGGTGCCGGAAAGAGTGGTATGCTGGTTTGCTATGAAGCAATGAAGAGAGTGGGACCTACAGGTAAGGTCGTAGCAATGGATTATAGCAAAGATGGCGTAGAAGAGTTAAAGAGAATGGGACTTTGCCATGAAGCTTTTCAGGCAAGTGCAGCACTTCCGGTAGAAGTACTTGATAAAGCACTTGAGCTTAATGATGGAAAAGAATATGATGTTTCGATATGCTGTGTAAATGTAAATAATTGTGAGATGAGTGCAATACTACCGGTTCGAGATGGTGGCTGTGTCTACTTCTTCTCAATGGCTACCAGCTTTACGAAGGCTGCACTTGGTGCTGAGGGTGTGGGCAAGGATATTGATATGATCATAGGAAATGGTTATACAAAGGGACATGATAAGATAACATTACAAGAGATTCGTGAAAATCCTGCAATTAGAGAGGTATTTGAAAAAAAATACGTGTAAATTACAGGATGTAAGGGGAAAAAATGAGAAATAGCAGAGAAAATGGTTTGTTTGCAGATATTCCTGATAATGAGTGGAATGACTGGAAATGGCAGCTTAGAAATAGAATAACTAATGTAGAAAGTTTAAAAAAATATGTAAAGCTTACAGAAAAGGAAGAAGAGGGTGTAAAAAGATGCCTTGAGAATCTAAGAATGGCTATTACACCATACTATCTTTCACTTATAGATTTAAATGATGAGAATGATCCGATAAGAAAGCAGGCAATACCTACAGTCTCCGAGCTTCATATAGCGAATGCAGATTTGGCTGATCCATTACATGAGGATACAGATTCACCGGTACATGGACTTACACATAGATATCCTGACAGAGTTTTATTTCTTGTAACAGATCAATGCTCAATGTATTGCAGGCATTGTACAAGAAGAAGATTTGCAGGACAAAACGATACAAGTGTACCTACATCACAGGTAGATGCATGTATCGACTATATAAGAAGGCATCCTGAAGTAAGAGATGTATTGCTTTCAGGTGGTGATGCACTTCTTATAAGTGATGAGAAGCTTGAGTATATTATATCAGAACTTAGAAAAATAGAGCATGTAGAGATAGTGAGAATTGGCTCAAGAACACCTGTTGTTATGCCTCAAAGAATCACACCTGAACTTGTAAATATGCTAAGAAAGTATCATCCTATATGGCTAAATACACATTTCAATCATCCAAGTGAGATTACAAAGGAGTCTGCTGAGGCTTGTGCAAGACTAGCTGATGCCGGCATACCTCTTGGAAATCAGACTGTACTTTTGGCAGGTATAAATGATTGTGTACATATAATGACAGATCTTGTACATGAACTTGTAAAAATAAGAGTTAGACCTTATTATATTTATCAATGTGATCTATCTCAGGGACTTGAGCATTTTAGAACTCCGGTTTCAAAGGGTATTGAGATTATAGAAGGACTTAGAGGACATACTTCCGGATACTGTGTTCCTACATTTGTAGTAGATGCACCCGGAGGTGGAGGAAAGACTCCTGTAATGCCTAATTATGTTATTTCACAGAGCCCCGGAAAGGTTATTCTTAGAAACTATGAAGGGGTTATAACCACATATACAGAGCCTGAGCATTATGAGAATCATTGTAATTGTGATATATGCAGAGGTAAAAAGGAAAGAAATTTAGGTGGTGTAGCAGCTCTTGAACAAGGCTTTGATATGACTATCGAACCTGCTGATCTGGCAAGGTATAGAAGATCACATGAAAAGAAATAGGAGATAGATAAATGAGTAAACTTGGACTTGATAAAAGTTTAATCTCTAAAGCTAGAAGTAGTGCAAAAAATGTTGCACTGGATGTCCAAGCCTTTATTGACGATCATACTACAGTAGCTGTAGAAAGAACAGTTTGTAGACTTTTAGGGATTGACGGAGTAAATAGTGTAGAAGTGCCACTGCCTAATGTTGTAGTAGACCATTTGGTAGAAAATAAGCTTCTTCCAATGGGAGCAGCATTTATGCTTGGAAACGCAATGCTTGAATTATCCATTTCACCAATGGAGATAGCACAGGGGATTGATAAGGGTGAAATAGACTTATCCAAATTGAATATTCACTCATCAAAGGAAATAGAGGATATAATAGCACCGGTTGCTAAAGCTATGGTGGAAAGAATTCAGAAAAATGTGGACAAGAGAAATGAGTATTTGGGTAAATTTGGAGATAAAGAAGGACCTTATCTATATCTTATAGTTGCAACAGGAAATATATATGAGGATATAACCCAGGCAGTAGCTGCTGCAAAGCAGGGTGCAGATATAATTGCCGTTATAAGAACTACAGGACAAAGTTTACTTGACTATGTTCCATATGGTGCTACTACAGAAGGGTTTGGTGGAACATATGCCACACAGGAAAACTTCAGACTGATGCGAAAAGCATTGGATGAGGTAGGTGAGAAGGAGAACAGGTATATCAGACTTTGTAACTACTGTTCCGGATTATGCA is a window from the Lachnoanaerobaculum umeaense genome containing:
- the kamA gene encoding lysine 2,3-aminomutase — its product is MRNSRENGLFADIPDNEWNDWKWQLRNRITNVESLKKYVKLTEKEEEGVKRCLENLRMAITPYYLSLIDLNDENDPIRKQAIPTVSELHIANADLADPLHEDTDSPVHGLTHRYPDRVLFLVTDQCSMYCRHCTRRRFAGQNDTSVPTSQVDACIDYIRRHPEVRDVLLSGGDALLISDEKLEYIISELRKIEHVEIVRIGSRTPVVMPQRITPELVNMLRKYHPIWLNTHFNHPSEITKESAEACARLADAGIPLGNQTVLLAGINDCVHIMTDLVHELVKIRVRPYYIYQCDLSQGLEHFRTPVSKGIEIIEGLRGHTSGYCVPTFVVDAPGGGGKTPVMPNYVISQSPGKVILRNYEGVITTYTEPEHYENHCNCDICRGKKERNLGGVAALEQGFDMTIEPADLARYRRSHEKK
- the kdd gene encoding L-erythro-3,5-diaminohexanoate dehydrogenase translates to MLKGNKYGIHRVIEPQGVLTQAAKKIDNDMTKRYSNEIICDVISLNIDSASFTQIEEACDKDIEKIGKMILDIVNERGKMQNPVTGSGGMFIGTVSYIGEDLDTDIQVGDKIASLVSLSMTPLRVDKIKAIHPEIDRVDIEGQAVLFESALYAKLPEDLPEPLALAALDVAGAPAQTAKLVQSGQSVLVLGGAGKSGMLVCYEAMKRVGPTGKVVAMDYSKDGVEELKRMGLCHEAFQASAALPVEVLDKALELNDGKEYDVSICCVNVNNCEMSAILPVRDGGCVYFFSMATSFTKAALGAEGVGKDIDMIIGNGYTKGHDKITLQEIRENPAIREVFEKKYV